The Poriferisphaera corsica DNA segment TGAGAACACGAAGAAGATTGCGGACCGCTGTCATGTTGAGTTGGATTTTAATGCGAACCATGCACCGGTTGTGAAAGTGAAGTCGCCGTATGCTGAGTTGCCGACGGATGCGGATGGGGCGTTGAAGCTGATTGATGATTTTGAATGTGATCATGAGGTGGGAACGAGCGAGTGGTACAAGGCATTTTGTGGTCAGTTCGAGGTCGAGCCATATAACACAGAAGTCGATACTGAATCAGAAGATGAATTGAAGCTACAGTGCGATGGGGCGCTGCGTATGCTTTCAGAGGCGGGGGCAATTTGGCGGTATGGTCGTGACGGGGTGGATGAAGCGAAGCGGGCTAGGATGGAGCGTGAGCTTCAGGTTCTGGCGGACAAGCTGATTAGTGCGTACTTCATTATTGTGTGGGACTTTGTGAATGAAGCACGGTCACGTGGGATGCCGTCGAATGCGCGTGGTTCGGGTGTGGGTACGATGGTGGGTTATGCGTTGGGTATCGCGAACGCTTGCCCGGTGAAGTATGGCCTGCTATTTGAGCGTTTTACTGACCCAGACCGAACAGAATATCCCGATATCGATATCGACATCTGCCAGAATGGGCGGCAGGAAATTATTCAGTATGTGCGTGACAAGTATGGTTATGTTGCGCAGATTATTACGTACGGAACGTTGAAAGCGCGTGCGGTAATTCGCGATGTTGGTCGTGTGCATGACATGCCGCTGAATGAGGTGGACAATCTTTGCAAGCTGATTGGGGATGGATTAAAGACAACGCTTGATTCGGCCCTTGAGCAAGAGCCGGACTTGAAGGCACTGTACGATGAAAATCAGTTGGTGCGTGAAGTGTATGACACGGGTCGGCGGCTTGAGGGGATGGCTCGGCATGTTGGGGTACATGCGGCGGGCGTGATTGTTGCAACACAACCGCTGGATAATATTGTGCCGCTATATAAGCCATCAGGTACTGAGCAGATTGTGACTCAGTGGGATGGGCCGACGTGCGAAGCGATTGGTTTGTTGAAGATGGACTTCTTGGGGCTTCGTACGCTGACCATTATTGAGCGTGCAAGGCAGTTGGCTTTGAAGTCGTTACCACCAAATACGATTCGTCGCACGATTGATCCAGATTCGGAAAGGCCGAAGTCTTGGGATCCCCTGGACCTTGAGCGTTTACATTTTGATGACACTAAGGTTCTTGACCTGTTTCGTCGCGGCGAAACCGCAGGTGTATTTCAGTTTGAATCGGGCGGGATGCGCAACTTGTTGATGGCGATGGCGCCGGACCGGTTGGAAGATTTGATTGCAGCGAATGCGTTGTATCGCCCTGGGCCGATGGAGCTGATCCCAAACTATAATAACCGTAAGCATGATCGCGAAGAGGTGCCGAAAGTCCATGAGATTGTCGACAATCTCACGGCTGAGACTTATGGCATTATGGTGTATCAGGAACAGGTCATGCAGGTGGTCAACCAACTTGGTTCGATTCCATTGCGTCAGGCTTATACACTCATTAAAGCTATCTCGAAAAAGAAGATGGATGTTATTAATGAGAATCGTGCGCAGTTTATTGTCGGTTCGGGTGAAAAGGGTGTTAGTGAAAAACAAGCTGGTGATTTGTTTGATTTGATCCTGAAGTTTGCAGGGTATGGTTTCAACAAATCGCACTCAACGGGTTACGCGATTGTGGCGTATCAGACGGCTTATTTGAAGTCGTACTTCCCGATTCATTACATGGCTGCACTGCTGACGTTTGAGTGCGTGAGCACTGAGAAAGTCGTTGAGTATATTGACGAATGCAAGCGTGTGCTATTGCCGAACGGGAAACGTGGTGTGGATGTCAAGCCACCGGATATCAATCTTTCAGATATTGCGTTCTCTGTTGTTTATACCAATGATGAAGAGCGGACAGCAAGTGCGGGTCACATCCGCTTCGGGCTAAGTGCTGTTAAAGGTGTTGGCGAAAAAGCGATCATTGTCATTATTCAAGAACGTGAAAAATCTGGGCCGTTTATGTCGTTGTCAGATTTTTGCGAACGCGTGCCATCATCAGCTGCGAATAAATCCACAATCGAAGCGTTAATTAAGTGCGGTGCATTTGATTCAGTACACTCGCAAGATGAACGGGCAGCGATGGTTGCTGGTGTCGAAGCGGCCATGCGTGCGGGCTCACAGGCATCGACGTTACGTGCTTCTGACGATTTCTTGTTTGGTGAGGTCGATAAGAAAGATCGCGAAGAAGGAAAGAAAGAAGATAACTTTAAGTTGCCGGAAGTGAAAGCTTGGGAGAAAAAAGAGACTCTGGAGTTTGAGAAGGAAGTGCTTGGGCTGTACGCATCCAGTCATCCGCTTGATGAGGTTGGCGATACAATCGAACGATATTCTAATATTGCGATAGAGAATATTACTGAATTGGCAACCGATACGAAAATCATCATCGGCGGCATGCTTACCCGCGTTCGCCCGACCTTCACGAAAAAGAAGGGCGAAAAAATGGCGATGATCACGATCGAATCAAAGACAAACAAGATCGACGGTGTAGCGTTTCCGAGAACATTTGAAACCTGTTCAGCGTTTTTAGTGAAAGATGAGATTGTATTTATTGAGGGTAAAGTCGATCGCCGCCGCGAGGAACCCAATATCATTATTGAGCGTGTGATCCCAGTCAGTGAGGCGGCTGTCGAACTGACGCGCGGTGTGAAAATCATCATTAACGATAAAGCTGATCCCAAGGTTGGCACCTCGTTTAATGGTGAATTGGCTCAATTAAAAGAGCTTTTACGCCAAGCTTCCCAACGAGGAACCAAACAATCAGCAGACGTGAGCTTTGAACTACATCAAGGTGGCAAGGTTGTTACGATTCAAAATCGTGCAATCCGTGTGTGTGTCGATGAGCATTTAACACATGGCATCACAGGTGTACTATCGCGTGTTGATAATGGATCTGCTCAATGTGAATTGCTGGGTCCAACGAAAATTCATGTAAACACAGAGAATGCTTTTGATGACTCACAACGAGATGACGAGAACATGATTGCGATGTCGTCTTCTGTACAGGGCGAGGACGCATCTTGTGGTTCGATTGATCGTTATAACAATTAAACTATCTATAACATCAATATAAACAAAGGAATCTGCTCCTGTAGGTTCCTTTTTATATTTTGGATGTTTTCCCCACCTATTCAAATGATAATCATATCGTTTAATCTGATGGTATTCGCCTGATATAGTTCAATATCCAAGGAGACTACCATGGCGAAAGTAATCATTATTGGTGATGGCCCAGCGGGCCTAAGCGCTGCATTGTATTTAGCGAAGGCAAAATATACGACTGTGGTCTATGGCCAAGACAAGACACCAATGCATTACGCGATGGTTCACAACTATCTCGGCATTCGTGAGATTTCTGGCCCGGACTTTCAAAAGAATGCTCGCACACAAGTCATTGATATGGGTGCTGAAATAGTTGACGAGCAAGTGACGAAAATTGCAATTGCAGACGACGGGTTCACCATTAAAACTGCCGTTGGCAAAATCGATGAGGCTAAATATGTCATCATCGCTGCTGGCAGAAACCCTGAATTAGTTACAGGTGTGGGATTAAGTTTAAATGATCAGAAAACTGTTGAGGCAGATCGCAATGGCCGCACGATGGTTCCCAATTTATACGTAACGGGTTGGTCGACAAGGCCGGACAAAATTCAAGCGATTATCTCGGCAGGAGACGGCGCCGCGGCGGCACTCGATATACTCTCAAAAGAAGCGGGTAAAGATATCCACGACTTCGATAATCTCGAAAAATAGTACATACTCAATTCGGTTATTAAACCTCCAATAACGGATCGCCAACCATGGCGTGACGTATGACTTCAGCCTTGACTGTGTTGTCAATGCTTAGGCCGTGATACGCAATATCACGGCTTTTTTCGTGCTTTTTTGGCGATTACGGGCGTTTACTTGAATACCAAACGCATCTGCGCTATGCAGTATTGCAATAATGCAATGGCAATACGATCCTGCTGATCTACGATTACTAACATATCTGTGATTTATATTTTTAAGTGAGGTAAAGAGATGACCAACATGGCTACCCAGACACCGTTTACTAGTATTTTGAAGACAACGTTAGGGGCAGCGATGATGCTCGCGGCCTGCACAATAACGACCACGCCAACTCATGCTCTCAGTAAATACGCAAACGATCGGATTAAAGAAGTTGCGAGCCATACTAGCTACTACGCTGCGAATGCAGACAAACGCTACACCTATGCCACACGACCTGAACGTGATCTTGAGGTATTTGTTTGGACACCGAGGACAGCACCTCGTGAGGACGCTCCAGTTATCGTGATGTATCACGGCGGCGGTTGGAATGGCGGGACGCCCAGTGCCTTTGCTAGAAGCGCACTCTATTTTGCGCTTAGCGGATACTACGTCGTCACACCAAATTATCGGGTCAAAAATACAGACGGCACAACACCCATTGATGCGGTACATGATGCCGAGGCTGCTTTGCAGTGGGTCATTGACAATCAGGGCGTTGACGGCATGGACTGGGACAATCAGCGGATCGCATTATATGGTAGTTCGGCGGGGTCACACTTAGCGATGACGACTGGTTTAGGCGGACGTGTTGCAGGGCTTAATAATGGCGATGCTAATGTTTTTGCCTATGCGGCTTTCAACTCGGTTTATGATGGCAGCCCCAATGGATACGGCAAGGGCAGGCTTGGTAACACGATTGAAGAATACGGGCCATACTCACCACTACATTTAGCCCATAAGGACATGGATCCAATCATTTTCACACATGGTGAAAAAGATACGACCGTACCATATTCAAAAGCACTTGAGTTTGATCAGAGACTTGAAGATCTAGGTGTCGAAAAAGAATTTCTATCCTATGCCAACTACGGGCATAATACCGGGCCATACTACAGCAGTAGTGAAGGAGGCCAAACTGCATGGATGCAGGGCGTTTACAATGTTGAGGATTTCCTAGGAAAGCAACTTACGGCGATACCCGAACCTTCCAGCTTAGCATTACTTTCTATGACCATGCTTACATTAATTCGACGCAAGAAATAACCGCTTCACTATTTAGTATTAAAGAAATACTCACCCGTATTGCGATTTACTGCATCAATACTCCCCTATTTTAGTTCATAACCTTGATGTGCAAGCTGATAAAAAGATGCCATATGACAGCGCACACTCAAGTTTATGATTAAACATTTAGTATTCATTCATTTGTATTATGAGGATAGGAAAATGACTCAGGCATTTGTCTCACGCTACGTAGCAACCAACATCATTGGACTTTTCGTATTAATCGCGTGCTTTACTTTGAATTCAACGCTACATGCCTTGGACAATGCGAATGACAGAATTCTAGAAGTTATTAGCCACAATGGCTATAACACATCAAACGCAGACAAGACATATCGCTACGCATCTAGGCCGGAACGTGATCTTAATTTGCACGTGTGGAAACCTAGAACTGTAACAAGCGGCACCGCACCAGTAATTGTCATGTATCACGGTGGCGGCTGGAATACGGGCTCTCCTAGTGCATTTGCAAGAAGCGCACTTTATTTTGCACTCAGTGGCTACTACGTGGTTACGCCTGAGTACCGACTGAGAGATACTGATGGTACGACGCCTATCGATGCTGCACATGATTCCGAAGCTGCCTTGCAGTGGGTCATCGACAACCAAGGAATTGATGGGATGAACTGGGACAACCAGCGCATCGCGTTGATGGGTAGCTCAGCTGGTTCGCACCTAGCAATGGTTACTGGGCTGGGTGGACGTGTTGAAGGATTAGAGAATGGCGATGCAAATATTCTCGCCTACACACTTTTCAACTCGGTTTACGATGTAAGTCCTGAGGGGTATGGTAATGGTAGATTGGGCACGAAACCTGAAGAATACGAGCCTTACTCACCGCATCACTTGATTCATGAAGACATGGCGCCGATCTTTTTTACGCACGGCGAAAAAGACACATCTGTGCCGCACACTCAAGCACTTGCGTTTGACCAAAAACTTGAAGACCTAGGTGTCGAAAAACTGTTTAGATCATATGCCCACTTCGGCCACTCAACTGGGTCATCTTATAGCACTGATCCGCTTTATCAGAAACGTTGGATGTATGGCATTTACAATGTCGAAAATTTCTTAGAGAAACAGCTTGCAGCAATACCTGAACCTTCCAGCCTAGCTTTGCTTTCCTTATCGATGATTGCTCTGATTCGTCGTAAGTAAAACAGGTTATCGTTTATTCGCTCTTAGTTCACACACACATGGTTTAAGTTACTTTTATGCTCAATGTACGATATAACCCGAAGCTATTGATCTGCATATTGACCTTGTTAGCAATATGTGGCGTAAATGATGCAGCCATCGCAAACGATCGACTAGAATCTGTCGTTCAGCATGAAAAATACTCATGCAAAAATGCGGATGCCTCGTATACCTATATCAAACGCCCTGAACGCGCTTTAAGAGTTTTTGTCTGGGCACCACCAAAGCCCGTCACCAAGCCTGCACCTGCCGTGGTTTTGTATCATGGGGGTGGATGGAACGGTGGCTCAACGAATAGCCTATCACGTAGCGCTAAGTATCTTTCGACGGCTGGCTATTACACAATCGTGCCAGAATATCGCATCAAGAATAAAGATAAAACGACACCATTCGAGGCGGTTGCTGATGCTGAAGCTGCGATGCAATGGATCATCGATCATACCGGCGAACCTGGCATGGAGTGGGACAAAAAGCGTATCGCGTTGATGGGCAGTTCTGCTGGATCGCATCTTGCAATGGTCACGGGATTGAGCAACCGAGTAGAAAGCTTAAAAAACGGTGATGCTAAAATTTTCGCATTTGCTCTTTTTAACTCTGTCTATGACGGTAGCCCGAACGGCTATGGCAAAGGCAGACTAGGCACCACACCCAATGAATACGAACCTTACTCACCACTACACTTGATTCGCTCTGACATGCCGCCGA contains these protein-coding regions:
- the dnaE gene encoding DNA polymerase III subunit alpha, which encodes MTDTAKKTMPFVHLHLHTMYSLLDGGNKPAKLMEKVKELGMDAVAITDHGNLFGAADCYKKAKAAGIKPILGIEAYVAPDVTGKSDRTKREFTGVSDGGFHLVLLAENQKGWSHLLKLSSDAYINGFYFKPRMDKGILEEHQDGLIAINGHLGSSIAFYMVKYEQTKDESMYERAKQEAIWHKETFGVNENGEPCFYIELQSHEEKLQDQINPHLVRLARELDIPIVCDNDAHFLTADDWDAHDSLCCISMGKIKHDENRLHYPKDLYVKSPEEMHKRFVDELKLPDAIENTKKIADRCHVELDFNANHAPVVKVKSPYAELPTDADGALKLIDDFECDHEVGTSEWYKAFCGQFEVEPYNTEVDTESEDELKLQCDGALRMLSEAGAIWRYGRDGVDEAKRARMERELQVLADKLISAYFIIVWDFVNEARSRGMPSNARGSGVGTMVGYALGIANACPVKYGLLFERFTDPDRTEYPDIDIDICQNGRQEIIQYVRDKYGYVAQIITYGTLKARAVIRDVGRVHDMPLNEVDNLCKLIGDGLKTTLDSALEQEPDLKALYDENQLVREVYDTGRRLEGMARHVGVHAAGVIVATQPLDNIVPLYKPSGTEQIVTQWDGPTCEAIGLLKMDFLGLRTLTIIERARQLALKSLPPNTIRRTIDPDSERPKSWDPLDLERLHFDDTKVLDLFRRGETAGVFQFESGGMRNLLMAMAPDRLEDLIAANALYRPGPMELIPNYNNRKHDREEVPKVHEIVDNLTAETYGIMVYQEQVMQVVNQLGSIPLRQAYTLIKAISKKKMDVINENRAQFIVGSGEKGVSEKQAGDLFDLILKFAGYGFNKSHSTGYAIVAYQTAYLKSYFPIHYMAALLTFECVSTEKVVEYIDECKRVLLPNGKRGVDVKPPDINLSDIAFSVVYTNDEERTASAGHIRFGLSAVKGVGEKAIIVIIQEREKSGPFMSLSDFCERVPSSAANKSTIEALIKCGAFDSVHSQDERAAMVAGVEAAMRAGSQASTLRASDDFLFGEVDKKDREEGKKEDNFKLPEVKAWEKKETLEFEKEVLGLYASSHPLDEVGDTIERYSNIAIENITELATDTKIIIGGMLTRVRPTFTKKKGEKMAMITIESKTNKIDGVAFPRTFETCSAFLVKDEIVFIEGKVDRRREEPNIIIERVIPVSEAAVELTRGVKIIINDKADPKVGTSFNGELAQLKELLRQASQRGTKQSADVSFELHQGGKVVTIQNRAIRVCVDEHLTHGITGVLSRVDNGSAQCELLGPTKIHVNTENAFDDSQRDDENMIAMSSSVQGEDASCGSIDRYNN
- a CDS encoding NAD(P)/FAD-dependent oxidoreductase, with the protein product MAKVIIIGDGPAGLSAALYLAKAKYTTVVYGQDKTPMHYAMVHNYLGIREISGPDFQKNARTQVIDMGAEIVDEQVTKIAIADDGFTIKTAVGKIDEAKYVIIAAGRNPELVTGVGLSLNDQKTVEADRNGRTMVPNLYVTGWSTRPDKIQAIISAGDGAAAALDILSKEAGKDIHDFDNLEK
- a CDS encoding alpha/beta hydrolase; the protein is MATQTPFTSILKTTLGAAMMLAACTITTTPTHALSKYANDRIKEVASHTSYYAANADKRYTYATRPERDLEVFVWTPRTAPREDAPVIVMYHGGGWNGGTPSAFARSALYFALSGYYVVTPNYRVKNTDGTTPIDAVHDAEAALQWVIDNQGVDGMDWDNQRIALYGSSAGSHLAMTTGLGGRVAGLNNGDANVFAYAAFNSVYDGSPNGYGKGRLGNTIEEYGPYSPLHLAHKDMDPIIFTHGEKDTTVPYSKALEFDQRLEDLGVEKEFLSYANYGHNTGPYYSSSEGGQTAWMQGVYNVEDFLGKQLTAIPEPSSLALLSMTMLTLIRRKK
- a CDS encoding alpha/beta hydrolase, which produces MTQAFVSRYVATNIIGLFVLIACFTLNSTLHALDNANDRILEVISHNGYNTSNADKTYRYASRPERDLNLHVWKPRTVTSGTAPVIVMYHGGGWNTGSPSAFARSALYFALSGYYVVTPEYRLRDTDGTTPIDAAHDSEAALQWVIDNQGIDGMNWDNQRIALMGSSAGSHLAMVTGLGGRVEGLENGDANILAYTLFNSVYDVSPEGYGNGRLGTKPEEYEPYSPHHLIHEDMAPIFFTHGEKDTSVPHTQALAFDQKLEDLGVEKLFRSYAHFGHSTGSSYSTDPLYQKRWMYGIYNVENFLEKQLAAIPEPSSLALLSLSMIALIRRK
- a CDS encoding alpha/beta hydrolase, with amino-acid sequence MTLLAICGVNDAAIANDRLESVVQHEKYSCKNADASYTYIKRPERALRVFVWAPPKPVTKPAPAVVLYHGGGWNGGSTNSLSRSAKYLSTAGYYTIVPEYRIKNKDKTTPFEAVADAEAAMQWIIDHTGEPGMEWDKKRIALMGSSAGSHLAMVTGLSNRVESLKNGDAKIFAFALFNSVYDGSPNGYGKGRLGTTPNEYEPYSPLHLIRSDMPPIQFTHGKKDEIIPYAKAIEFKKRLDELGVEHNFLSYDKYTHNTGPYFSKSSWGLRRWKEGIQNVEKYLNEKLPKPSEQ